CTTAAGGACAATTATACCCTGAAGGAAGAAGGAAAGACATTTAACAGCATAGATGTGGAAGCGGCGCGAAAAAAAAGTCCTCACAACTTAGTAACCACTGCATTAGCATTTGAAAGCTTTGAATTATCGTTCCTTGTTATTATATTATCGTACATTGGAAGGTACAAACTGGAGACCTAAAAGGTTAATAATATTTCGCAGGACACCAAATAAACGCGATGCTGTAAGCGCTTGGCTAGTGTTAGCTGCATTAGGCTAACCTACATCAAACGTGCGGCGGCTGCAGCTCAGAGAAAACAAAACATGCGCTGCAATATCAGCTTggcaatataacaatatataaaacTGATATCTTACAATTTGTCAGTCGACAAGTCGCAACACAAATTGGATGAATTTATTTCGCAGTTTGTGTCATCTTCCGTCTAACGCCGGCGGGTCAGTGACTTCCGGGAGAGCGCGCTTTAAGTTCCGGTGTGTCGGAGGTCACAACAGATAGAAGCAAGATGGCGTCGCTGAGTGACAAGTCAGTTTGGGACGAAGTGGAAGATGGAATCGGCGAAGAAGTGTTAAAAATGTCCACGGAGGAGATAGTTCAGCGAACTCGCCTCCTCGACAGTGAGATAAAGATCATGAAAAGCGAGGTACTGAGGGTGACCCACGAATTGCAAGCTATGAAGGATAAAATCAAAGAAAATACGGAGAAGATCAAAGTGAACAAAACTCTGCCCTACCTGGTGTCTAATGTCATCGAGCTGCTGGATGTGGACCCCAACGACCAGGAGGAGGACGGAGCTAACGTGGACCTGGATTCTCAGCGAAAAGGAAAATGCGCCGTCATCAAGACATCCACCCGGCAGACTTACTTCCTGCCGGTGATTGGGCTGGTGGACGCCGAGAAGCTGAAGCCCGGAGACTTGGTTGGTGTCAACAAGGACTCCTACCTGATCCTGGAGACCTTGCCTACCGAGTATGATTCTAGGGTCAAGGCCATGGAGGTGGACGAGCGCCCCACAGAGCAGTACAGTGACATCGGCGGGCTGGACAAGCAGATCCAGGAGCTGGTGGAGGCCATTGTCCTGCCAATGAATCACAAGGAAAAATTTGAGAACCTGGGCATCCAGCCACCCAAAGGGGTCCTCATGTATGGACCGCCTGGAACAGGGAAGACGCTTCTTGCCAGGGCCTGTGCAGCTCAGACAAAAGCCACTTTTCTTAAATTGGCTGGTCCACAGCTGGTGCAGATGTTCATTGGAGACGGAGCCAAGCTGGTGAGAGACGCCTTTGCGCTGGCCAAGGAGAAAGCCCCCTCCATCATCTTCATTGACGAACTGGACGCCATCGGTACCAAGAGATTTGACAGCGAGAAAGCAGGAGACCGAGAGGTGCAGAGGACCATGCTGGAGCTCCTCAACCAGCTGGATGGCTTCCAACCCAACATGCAAGTCAAAGTAAGCAATCACATTTAACTGGTGACACTTGACTCATCCATCACCTCAACCCTctaattattaaaggcctactgaaatgagattttcttatttaaacggatatagcaggtccattatatgtgtcatacttgatcattttgcgatattgccatatttttgctgaaaagatttagtagagaacatcaacgataaagtttgcaaattttggtgctgataaaaaagccttgtctttactggatgacgtcacaagggtgagggcacctcccgtcctcacattgtttataatgggagcctccagcagcaagagctattcgtaccgagaaaacaacaatttccccattaatttgagcgaggatgaaatattcgtggatgatgatattgatagcgaaggactagaaaaaaaaaataaagtcgaaaaaaaggcaattgcattgagacggaatcagatgtttttagacacatttacttggataattctgggaaatcccttatctctctattgtgttgctagtgttttagtgagattaaatagtacctgatagtcggaggggtgtgtccacgggtgtcttgaggctagtgtctgagggaagtcgacggcagatacaaggacggtgtAAACTCCACAGAtcctccagtaagaggcgactttttaacacaattttctcaccgaaacatgccagttgacaagtggtcgggatccatgttcgcttgaccgctctgatccatagtaaagcttcacctccgggaattttaaacaaggaaacaccgtgtttgtgtagctaaaggctaaagcttcccaactccatctttctactttgacttctccattattaattgaacaaattgcaaaatattcagcaacacagatgtccagaatactgtttaattgcgcaatgaaaagagacaacttttagccgcaaatagtgctgcactaatatttcctgacagtctgtgacgtcacgcgcacgcgtcatcattctgcaacgttttcagcaagaaactccgcgggaaatttaaaattgcaatttagtaaactaaaccggccgtattggcatattgGCAatgtttcagtagacctttaagttcAGGCGACAGGGAAAAACTGGTCTTTTTTCACATACAAAGTTCTAGAACAGAGTTCTAAGTAgttaatattagtaataataaaataGTTCTAATAATACCTTTACACAGCCTTTTTAAAAAACAGGACATCACTTTACACGAAATCAacaccaattttccctccaat
Above is a genomic segment from Nerophis ophidion isolate RoL-2023_Sa linkage group LG02, RoL_Noph_v1.0, whole genome shotgun sequence containing:
- the psmc3 gene encoding 26S proteasome regulatory subunit 6A, with the translated sequence MASLSDKSVWDEVEDGIGEEVLKMSTEEIVQRTRLLDSEIKIMKSEVLRVTHELQAMKDKIKENTEKIKVNKTLPYLVSNVIELLDVDPNDQEEDGANVDLDSQRKGKCAVIKTSTRQTYFLPVIGLVDAEKLKPGDLVGVNKDSYLILETLPTEYDSRVKAMEVDERPTEQYSDIGGLDKQIQELVEAIVLPMNHKEKFENLGIQPPKGVLMYGPPGTGKTLLARACAAQTKATFLKLAGPQLVQMFIGDGAKLVRDAFALAKEKAPSIIFIDELDAIGTKRFDSEKAGDREVQRTMLELLNQLDGFQPNMQVKVIAATNRVDILDPALLRSGRLDRKIEFPMPNEEARARIMQIHSRKMNVSPDVNYEELARCTDDFNGAQCKAVCVEAGMIALRRGATELNHEDYMEGILEVQAKKKANLQYYA